The following are encoded together in the Populus trichocarpa isolate Nisqually-1 chromosome 5, P.trichocarpa_v4.1, whole genome shotgun sequence genome:
- the LOC18099187 gene encoding RING-H2 finger protein ATL47 codes for MLNGNLPRQEEQADQGGSIAGIGIASVMILILVVLISVSICKCSISLINFPSNNQQNPTTSNSCSSESDTQTHHELVALPVFVFGEQTPPSAPTLPQSSSSSSSSPFAFSDKSCAICLDDYAYGEFIRVLPRCKHMFHKDCIDNWLSSRTSSCPICRDQIIDKNVESTRIDSPNMVENVTGSFTLFPVSNSTIPN; via the coding sequence ATGTTGAACGGTAATTTGCCAAGACAAGAGGAACAAGCAGACCAAGGAGGATCAATTGCAGGTATTGGCATTGCATCTGTTATGATATTAATTCTTGTCGTTCTCATTTCTGTTTCCATCTGCAAGTGTTCTATCAGCTTAATCAACTTTCCTTCTAATAATCAACAAAATCCAACAACATCCAACTCATGTTCCAGTGAATCTGATACACAAACCCACCATGAACTTGTAGCCCTCCCAGTTTTTGTCTTTGGAGAGCAAACACCACCCTCAGCCCCAACGTTGccacaatcatcatcatcatcttcttcttctcctttcgcGTTTTCTGATAAAAGCTGTGCAATTTGCTTGGATGATTATGCTTATGGAGAGTTCATAAGGGTCTTGCCTAGGTGTAAGCACATGTTCCATAAGGACTGCATCGATAACTGGCTATCATCAAGAACTTCAAGTTGTCCCATTTGTAGAGACCAAATCATAGACAAGAATGTGGAGTCTACAAGGATAGATTCTCCTAATATGGTGGAAAATGTAACCGGATCATTTACGTTGTTTCCTGTCAGCAATAGCACGATACCCAACTGA
- the LOC18099189 gene encoding transcription factor bHLH121, which translates to MDQWNTRNDYAQSFVAATTNMVPSNSLHSFPPRSSTRLQNSALEPRQRQEVEVKNPIAVAKKVQKADREKLRRDNLNEQFLELGTTLDPDRPKNDKATILTDTIQVLKDLTAEVNRLKAECATLSEETHELMQEKNELREEKASLKADTENLNAQYHQSTRAMFPWAAVDPSVVIPPYSYPVPVPVPPGPISMHPSLQPFVFFGNQNPGAIASPCSTFIPYPTANHPNDQPPAQYASGSQFSSKQDSRTKSTDHEGGRNKERCNDSSDVATDLELKMPGSSAQQDISSGEKKGKQCQRKERIITNVSSSCSSSSGMLL; encoded by the exons ATGGATCAATGGAACACAAGAAATGACTACGCTCAATCTTTCGTTGCTGCAACAACCAATATGGTTCCTTCAAATTCACTTCATTCATTCCCACCTCGCTCTTCTACTCGTCTTCAGAACTCAGCTCTTGAACCcag GCAGAGGCAAGAAGTGGAAGTGAAAAATCCAATTGCTGTTgcaaaaaaagttcaaaaggCAGACCGTGAAAAATTGAGGAGGGATAATCTTAATGAGCAGTTTCTTGAATTGGGTACCACACTAG ACCCAGATAGGCCAAAGAATGACAAGGCAACCATTTTGACAGACACAATTCAAGTGCTGAAGGATCTAACAGCTGAAGTGAACAGGCTAAAGGCTGAGTGTGCGACACTCTCAGAAGAAACCCATGAG CTAATGCAGGAAAAAAATGAGCTCAGGGAAGAGAAGGCATCTTTGAAAGCTGATACTGAAAATTTAAATGCCCAGTATCATCAAAGTACAAGGGCTATGTTCCCATGGGCTGCTGTTGATCCTTCTGTTGTAATTCCTCCTTATTCTTATCCGGTTCCTGTACCTGTCCCTCCAGGCCCAATTTCCATGCACCCGTCATTGCAGCCATTTGTCTTCTTTGGAAACCAGAATCCCGGTGCCATTGCTAGTCCTTGTTCAACATTTATTCCATACCCAACTGCAAATCACCCAAATGATCAGCCACCTGCTCAGTATGCTTCTGGTTCCCAATTTTCAAGCAAACAGGATTCCAGAACCAAGTCAACAGATCACGAGGGGGgcagaaataaagaaagatgcAACGATTCTTCTGATGTTGCAACTGACCTTGAACTTAAAATGCCTGGATCATCAGCACAACAG GATATATCATCTGGAGAAAAGAAAGGCAAGCAATgtcaaagaaaggaaagaattaTCACAAATGTTAGCTCCTCGTGCTCGTCATCTTCAGGGATGCTCCTCTAA
- the LOC18099188 gene encoding DNA-(apurinic or apyrimidinic site) endonuclease 2, which produces MGTCPFFLALEVMLKALLGTPSAFSSSEVALPVAAEEGFTRKFAYGPQAASEDMERIEFKMKFFKILQKRSMQCWSLSTGAEQFNFGSRIDHILCAGPCLHQEHDLQGHNSLSCHVKECDILTEYKRWKLGDTSRWKGGWGIRLEGSDHAPVYTSLEEIHDIPTHSTLPLSSRYLSANDSWCPANSCDLVNDKAGCYMTSILQDIKFIFRWRCYCTDVNSLMRIRTVLTLQ; this is translated from the exons ATGGGTACGTGCCCTTTTTTTCTTGCACTCGAGGTAATGCTAAAGGCCTTACTGGGTACTCCG TCTGCTTTTTCGAGTTCCGAAGTAGCATTGCCGGTTGCGGCAGAGGAGGGTTTTACCAG GAAGTTTGCATATGGGCCTCAAGCGGCGAGTGAAGATATGGAGAGAATTGAGTTTAAGATGaagttttttaagatattacag AAGAGGAGCATGCAATGCTGGTCGTTGAGTACAGGTGCTGAACAATTTAATTTTGGGAGTAGGATTGACCATATTCTTTGTGCTGGACCATGCTTGCATCAAGAGCATGACCTGCAAGGCCATAATTCTTTGTCCTGCCATGTCAAGGAATGTGACATATTGACAGAGTATAAACGCTGGAAACTTGGAGATACATCTAG GTGGAAAGGAGGGTGGGGCATCAGATTGGAAGGCTCAGATCATGCTCCTGTTTATACAAGTTTGGAGGAAATCCATGATATTCCCACACATAGCACTCTGCCTTTATCTTCTAGATATCTATCTGCCAATGATTCATGGTGTCCAGCAAACTCTTG TGACCTTGTTAATGATAAGGCAGGCTGCTACATGACTTCAATCCTGCAGGATATCAAGTTCATCTTCAGATGGAGATGCTACTGTACGG ACGTGAATTCACTGATGAGAATCAGGACCGTCCTAACACTACAGTGA
- the LOC18099186 gene encoding chaperone protein dnaJ 11, chloroplastic — MLSPCLSTSAPPRVTFKRPLVTNSTTTTLPPRNLSLKKPQGMASSLYEILRIPVGATNQEIKTAYRRLARTYHPDVVAEDRKDTSADEFMKLHAAYSTLSDPEKRAVYDSKLFIRKQRPLTTVGFSGYSGRTWETDQCW, encoded by the coding sequence ATGCTCTCTCCCTGCCTCTCCACTTCTGCTCCTCCACGTGTAACATTCAAGCGACCGTTAGTAACGAACAGCACCACCACCACTCTCCCGCCGCGAAATCTGTCTCTGAAGAAACCTCAAGGCATGGCCTCATCTTTGTACGAGATTCTAAGGATTCCGGTGGGGGCAACAAACCAGGAGATCAAGACTGCTTACCGGAGACTGGCCAGGACTTACCACCCTGACGTGGTTGCCGAGGACCGGAAAGACACGTCTGCTGACGAGTTTATGAAGTTACACGCTGCCTATTCAACTCTATCAGACCCGGAAAAGCGGGCTGTTTATGATAGTAAGCTATTTATAAGGAAGCAGCGGCCATTGACCACCGTGGGGTTTTCGGGCTATAGTGGCCGGACATGGGAAACTGATCAGTGTTGGTAG